The following are encoded together in the Streptomyces rapamycinicus NRRL 5491 genome:
- the secY gene encoding preprotein translocase subunit SecY, with protein sequence MLTAFARAFKTPDLRKKLLFTLGIIVLFRLGQHIPIPGIDYKNVQTCMDLAKGQQGLFGLVNMFSGGALLQITIFALGIMPYITASIILQLLTVVIPRLEALKKEGQAGQGKITQYTRYLTIALAILQGTGLVATARSGSLFQSCPVGGQIVRDDSIFTTAVMVITMTAGTALIMWLGELVTDRGIGNGMSILMFVSIAAGFPSAMWSIKQQGKIMDGWLEFGLVILCGLAMVGLVVFVEQAQRRIPVQYAKRMIGRRSYGGTSTYIPMKVNQAGVIPVIFASSLLYIPALIVQFSNSKAGWATWISQNFVKGDHPIYIATYFLLIVFFAFFYVAISFNPEEVADNMKKYGGFIPGIRAGRPTAEYLSYVLNRITWPGALYLGLIALVPTVALVTLNANQNFPFGGTSILIIVGVGLETVKQIESQLQQRHYEGFLR encoded by the coding sequence GTGCTCACCGCGTTCGCCCGGGCGTTCAAGACGCCCGACCTGCGCAAGAAGCTGCTGTTCACGCTGGGCATCATCGTGCTCTTCCGGCTCGGGCAACATATCCCGATCCCGGGCATCGACTACAAGAACGTCCAGACGTGCATGGACCTCGCCAAGGGCCAGCAGGGGCTGTTCGGCCTGGTCAACATGTTCAGTGGTGGCGCACTGCTCCAGATCACCATCTTCGCGCTAGGGATCATGCCGTACATCACGGCGAGCATCATCCTGCAGCTGCTGACCGTGGTGATCCCGCGCCTCGAGGCCCTCAAGAAGGAGGGCCAGGCCGGTCAAGGAAAGATCACGCAGTACACCCGCTATCTGACCATCGCGCTGGCCATCCTCCAGGGCACCGGCCTGGTGGCCACCGCCCGCAGCGGCTCGCTCTTCCAGAGCTGCCCGGTCGGCGGTCAGATCGTACGGGACGACTCGATCTTCACCACCGCCGTGATGGTCATCACGATGACCGCGGGCACCGCGCTGATCATGTGGCTCGGTGAACTGGTCACCGACCGCGGCATCGGCAACGGCATGTCGATCCTGATGTTCGTCTCCATCGCCGCCGGATTCCCGAGCGCGATGTGGAGCATCAAGCAGCAGGGCAAGATCATGGACGGCTGGCTGGAGTTCGGCCTGGTGATCCTCTGCGGTCTGGCCATGGTCGGCCTGGTGGTCTTCGTCGAGCAGGCCCAGCGCCGGATCCCCGTGCAATACGCCAAACGCATGATCGGCCGTCGCAGTTACGGCGGTACGTCCACCTACATCCCGATGAAGGTGAACCAGGCGGGTGTGATCCCCGTGATCTTCGCCTCATCGCTGCTGTACATCCCGGCGCTGATCGTCCAGTTCTCGAATTCGAAGGCCGGCTGGGCGACCTGGATCTCGCAGAACTTCGTCAAGGGCGACCACCCGATCTACATCGCCACGTACTTCCTGCTGATCGTCTTCTTCGCATTCTTCTATGTCGCCATCAGCTTCAACCCCGAAGAAGTTGCCGACAACATGAAGAAGTATGGTGGGTTCATCCCGGGTATCCGGGCTGGTCGTCCCACCGCGGAGTATCTGAGCTACGTGCTGAACCGCATCACGTGGCCCGGTGCGCTCTATCTGGGCTTGATCGCCCTGGTGCCCACGGTGGCGCTGGTGACGCTCAATGCCAATCAGAACTTCCCGTTCGGCGGCACGAGCATCCTGATCATCGTGGGTGTCGGCCTGGAGACTGTGAAGCAGATCGAGAGCCAGCTTCAGCAGCGACACTACGAAGGGTTCCTCCGCTGA
- the rplO gene encoding 50S ribosomal protein L15 has translation MAENNPLKVHNLRPAPGAKTAKTRVGRGEASKGKTAGRGTKGTKARYQVPERFEGGQMPLHMRLPKLKGFKNPFRTEYQVVNLDRLAALYPEGGEVTVADLVAKGAVRKNQLVKVLGSGEVSVALQVTVDAVSGSAKEKITAAGGTVTELV, from the coding sequence ATGGCGGAGAACAACCCGCTGAAGGTCCACAACCTCCGGCCCGCCCCGGGCGCCAAGACCGCCAAGACCCGTGTCGGTCGTGGTGAGGCGTCCAAGGGTAAGACCGCTGGTCGTGGCACCAAGGGCACCAAGGCCCGCTACCAGGTTCCGGAGCGCTTCGAGGGTGGGCAGATGCCCCTCCACATGCGGCTCCCGAAGCTCAAGGGCTTCAAGAACCCCTTCCGCACCGAGTACCAGGTCGTGAACCTGGACCGGCTGGCCGCGCTCTACCCCGAGGGTGGCGAGGTCACGGTGGCCGACCTGGTCGCCAAGGGTGCGGTTCGCAAGAACCAGCTCGTCAAGGTGCTGGGCTCCGGTGAGGTCTCCGTGGCGCTCCAGGTGACGGTCGACGCCGTCTCCGGCTCCGCCAAGGAGAAGATCACCGCCGCCGGTGGCACCGTCACCGAGCTCGTCTGA
- the rpmD gene encoding 50S ribosomal protein L30 has protein sequence MARLKITQTKSYIGSKQNHRDTLRSLGLKRLGDVVVKEDRPEFRGMAQTVRHLVTVEEVD, from the coding sequence ATGGCCCGCCTCAAGATCACGCAGACGAAGTCGTACATCGGCAGCAAGCAGAACCACCGCGACACTCTGCGTTCGCTCGGGCTGAAGAGGCTCGGCGACGTGGTCGTCAAGGAGGACCGCCCCGAGTTCCGCGGCATGGCGCAGACCGTGCGGCACCTCGTGACGGTCGAGGAGGTCGACTGA
- the rpsE gene encoding 30S ribosomal protein S5, with protein sequence MAGPQRRGGGAGGGERRDRKDRRDGGAAAEKTAYVERVVAINRVAKVVKGGRRFSFTALVVVGDGDGTVGVGYGKAKEVPAAIAKGVEEAKKHFFKVPRIAGTIPHPIQGEEAAGVVLLKPASPGTGVIAGGPVRAVLECAGIHDVLSKSLGSSNPINIVHATVAALRGLQRPEEIAARRGLPLEDVAPAALLRARAGVGV encoded by the coding sequence ATGGCTGGACCCCAGCGCCGCGGTGGCGGCGCCGGTGGCGGCGAGCGGCGGGACCGGAAGGACCGGCGGGACGGTGGCGCTGCCGCCGAGAAGACCGCTTACGTCGAGCGTGTTGTCGCGATCAACCGCGTCGCCAAGGTTGTGAAGGGTGGTCGTCGCTTCAGCTTCACCGCGCTGGTCGTGGTGGGCGACGGTGACGGCACCGTGGGTGTCGGTTACGGCAAGGCCAAGGAGGTGCCGGCCGCGATCGCCAAGGGCGTGGAGGAGGCCAAGAAGCACTTCTTCAAGGTCCCCCGGATCGCCGGCACCATTCCGCACCCGATCCAGGGTGAGGAGGCCGCGGGTGTCGTGCTGCTGAAGCCGGCGTCCCCCGGTACCGGTGTGATCGCCGGTGGCCCGGTGCGCGCCGTGCTGGAGTGCGCGGGCATCCACGACGTGCTGAGCAAGTCGCTCGGCTCCTCGAACCCGATCAACATCGTGCACGCCACGGTGGCCGCTCTGCGGGGCCTTCAGCGCCCCGAGGAGATCGCCGCCCGCCGTGGTCTGCCGCTCGAGGACGTCGCTCCCGCCGCTCTGCTGCGGGCGCGTGCCGGGGTGGGTGTGTGA
- the rplR gene encoding 50S ribosomal protein L18 has translation MAYGVKIAKGNARKAAAVKRRHIRVRKRVSGTPVRPRLVVTRSNRHMVAQVIDDIAGHTLASASTLDSSIRAAEGDKSAQAQQVGALVAERAKAAGIEAVVFDRGGNKYAGRIAALADAAREAGLKF, from the coding sequence ATGGCATACGGTGTGAAGATTGCCAAGGGCAACGCTCGCAAGGCCGCTGCCGTCAAGCGGCGTCACATCCGCGTCCGCAAGCGGGTCTCCGGTACGCCGGTCCGCCCCCGCCTCGTGGTGACGCGGTCCAACCGTCACATGGTGGCGCAGGTCATCGACGACATCGCGGGCCACACCCTGGCCTCGGCGTCGACGCTGGACAGCTCCATCCGGGCGGCCGAGGGCGACAAGAGCGCCCAGGCGCAGCAGGTCGGCGCCCTGGTGGCCGAGCGGGCGAAGGCCGCGGGCATCGAGGCCGTCGTGTTCGACCGCGGTGGTAACAAGTACGCCGGGCGCATCGCCGCTCTGGCGGACGCCGCCCGCGAGGCCGGGCTGAAGTTCTGA
- the rplF gene encoding 50S ribosomal protein L6: MSRIGKLPIQVPAGVDVTIDGRTVAVKGPKGSLSHTVAAPIEVAKGEDNALVVTRPNDERQNKALHGLSRTLVANMITGVTQGYSKALEISGVGYRVQAKGSNLEFSLGYSHPILVEAPEGITFKVESPTKLSVEGIDKQKVGEVAANIRKLRKPDPYKAKGVKYAGEVIRRKVGKAGK, translated from the coding sequence ATGTCGCGCATTGGCAAGCTGCCCATCCAGGTTCCCGCTGGTGTGGACGTCACCATCGATGGCCGCACGGTCGCCGTGAAGGGTCCCAAGGGCTCTCTCTCGCACACCGTCGCCGCGCCGATCGAGGTCGCCAAGGGTGAGGACAACGCCCTCGTTGTCACCCGCCCGAACGACGAGCGTCAGAACAAGGCCCTGCACGGCCTGTCGCGCACGCTGGTGGCGAACATGATCACCGGCGTGACCCAGGGCTACAGCAAGGCGCTCGAGATCAGCGGTGTCGGTTACCGCGTCCAGGCCAAGGGCTCCAACCTGGAGTTCTCCCTGGGCTACAGCCACCCGATCCTGGTCGAGGCACCGGAGGGCATCACCTTCAAGGTGGAGTCCCCGACCAAGCTGAGCGTCGAGGGCATCGACAAGCAGAAGGTCGGCGAGGTCGCCGCGAACATCCGCAAGCTGCGCAAGCCCGACCCGTACAAGGCCAAGGGCGTGAAGTACGCGGGCGAGGTCATCCGCCGCAAGGTCGGAAAGGCTGGTAAGTAA
- the rpsH gene encoding 30S ribosomal protein S8 → MTMTDPIADMLTRLRNANSAYHDSVEMPHSKIKSHIAEILQQEGYITGWKVEDAEVGKSLTLELKFGPNRERSIAGIKRISKPGLRVYAKSTNLPKVLGGLGVAIISTSHGLLTDKQAGKKGVGGEVLAYVW, encoded by the coding sequence ATGACCATGACCGATCCGATCGCAGACATGCTGACGCGTCTGCGAAACGCGAACTCGGCGTACCACGACTCCGTCGAGATGCCCCACAGCAAGATCAAGTCGCATATCGCGGAGATCCTCCAGCAGGAGGGCTACATCACCGGCTGGAAGGTCGAGGACGCCGAGGTCGGCAAGAGCCTCACCCTCGAGCTGAAGTTCGGCCCCAACCGCGAGCGCTCGATCGCCGGCATCAAGCGGATCTCGAAGCCGGGTCTGCGGGTCTACGCAAAGTCCACCAACCTGCCGAAGGTGCTCGGCGGCCTGGGCGTGGCGATCATCTCCACGTCGCACGGGCTCCTCACCGACAAGCAGGCCGGCAAGAAGGGCGTGGGTGGGGAAGTCCTCGCCTACGTCTGGTAA
- a CDS encoding type Z 30S ribosomal protein S14, with translation MAKKALIAKAGRKPKFGVRGYTRCQRCGRPHSVYRKFGLCRVCLREMAHRGELPGVTKSSW, from the coding sequence GTGGCGAAGAAGGCTCTCATTGCCAAGGCCGGCCGCAAGCCCAAGTTCGGCGTGCGTGGTTACACGCGCTGCCAGCGCTGCGGACGTCCGCACTCCGTGTACCGCAAGTTCGGCCTGTGCCGCGTGTGCCTCCGTGAGATGGCTCACCGTGGCGAGCTGCCGGGCGTGACCAAGAGCTCCTGGTAA
- the rplE gene encoding 50S ribosomal protein L5 — translation MTATTTAPRLKARYREEIQGKLQEQFSYENVMQIPGLTKVVVNMGVGDAARDSKLIEGAIRDLATITGQKPAVTKARKSIAQFKLREGQPIGAHVTLRGDRMWEFLDRLVSLALPRIRDFRGLSPKQFDGRGNYTFGLTEQVMFHEIDQDKIDRVRGMDITVVTTATNDEEGRALLRHLGFPFKEA, via the coding sequence ATGACTGCCACCACCACTGCACCGCGCCTCAAGGCGCGCTACCGCGAAGAGATCCAGGGCAAGCTGCAGGAGCAGTTCTCCTACGAGAACGTCATGCAGATCCCGGGTCTGACCAAGGTCGTGGTCAACATGGGTGTGGGCGACGCCGCCCGCGACTCCAAGCTGATCGAGGGCGCCATCCGCGACCTCGCCACGATCACCGGCCAGAAGCCCGCCGTCACCAAGGCCCGTAAGTCCATCGCGCAGTTCAAGCTGCGTGAGGGCCAGCCGATCGGCGCCCACGTCACCCTCCGCGGTGACCGCATGTGGGAGTTCCTGGACCGCCTGGTGTCGCTCGCGCTTCCGCGCATCCGCGACTTCCGCGGTCTGTCGCCGAAGCAGTTCGACGGCCGGGGCAACTACACCTTCGGTCTCACGGAGCAGGTCATGTTCCACGAGATCGACCAGGACAAGATCGACCGCGTCCGGGGTATGGACATCACCGTGGTGACCACGGCGACCAACGACGAAGAGGGCCGCGCCCTGCTGCGTCACCTCGGCTTCCCGTTCAAGGAGGCGTGA
- the rplX gene encoding 50S ribosomal protein L24, with protein MKIKKGDLVQVITGKDKGKQGKVIAAFPREDRVLVEGVNRVKKHTKAGQTARGSKTGGIVTTEAPIHVSNVQLVVEKDGNKVVTRVGYRFDDEGNKIRVAKRTGEDI; from the coding sequence ATGAAGATCAAGAAGGGCGACCTGGTCCAGGTCATCACCGGTAAGGACAAGGGCAAGCAGGGCAAGGTCATCGCGGCCTTCCCGCGCGAGGACCGGGTCCTGGTCGAGGGTGTCAACCGGGTCAAGAAGCACACCAAGGCCGGACAGACCGCTCGTGGTTCGAAGACCGGCGGCATCGTGACGACCGAGGCCCCGATCCACGTGAGCAATGTGCAGCTCGTGGTGGAGAAGGACGGAAACAAGGTCGTCACCCGCGTCGGATACCGCTTCGACGACGAGGGCAACAAGATCCGCGTTGCCAAGCGGACCGGTGAGGACATCTGA
- the rplN gene encoding 50S ribosomal protein L14: MIQQESRLRVADNTGAKEILCIRVLGGSGRRYAGIGDVIVATVKDAIPGGNVKKGDVVKAVIVRTVKERRRPDGSYIRFDENAAVILKNDGDPRGTRIFGPVGRELREKKFMKIISLAPEVL; encoded by the coding sequence GTGATCCAGCAGGAGTCGCGACTGCGCGTCGCCGACAACACGGGCGCGAAGGAGATCCTTTGCATCCGTGTTCTCGGTGGCTCCGGTCGCCGCTACGCGGGCATCGGTGACGTCATCGTCGCCACCGTCAAGGACGCGATCCCCGGTGGCAACGTGAAGAAGGGTGACGTCGTCAAGGCGGTCATCGTGCGCACCGTGAAGGAGCGCCGCCGCCCGGACGGTTCGTACATCCGCTTCGACGAGAACGCGGCCGTCATCCTCAAGAACGATGGCGACCCCCGCGGCACCCGTATCTTCGGCCCGGTGGGCCGTGAGCTGCGCGAGAAGAAGTTCATGAAGATCATCTCGCTCGCGCCGGAGGTGCTGTAA
- the rpsQ gene encoding 30S ribosomal protein S17 has translation MSETNVTENATQNRGFRKTREGLVVSDKMDKTVVVAVEDRVKHALYGKVIRRTNKLKAHDEQNAAGVGDRVLLMETRPLSATKRWRVVEILEKAK, from the coding sequence ATGAGCGAGACGAATGTGACTGAGAACGCAACGCAGAACCGCGGCTTCCGCAAGACCCGTGAGGGTCTGGTCGTCAGCGACAAGATGGACAAGACCGTCGTCGTCGCAGTCGAGGACCGCGTCAAGCACGCGCTGTACGGCAAGGTCATCCGCCGTACCAACAAGCTCAAGGCGCACGACGAGCAGAACGCCGCGGGTGTCGGCGACCGCGTCCTCCTGATGGAGACCCGGCCGCTGTCCGCGACCAAGCGCTGGCGCGTCGTCGAGATCCTCGAGAAGGCCAAGTAA
- the rpmC gene encoding 50S ribosomal protein L29: MAAGTKASELRELNNEDLVGKLREAKEELFNLRFQAATGQLENHGRLKAVRKDIARIYTLMRERELGIETVESA; this comes from the coding sequence ATGGCGGCCGGTACCAAGGCGTCCGAGCTGCGTGAGCTGAACAACGAGGACCTCGTTGGCAAGCTGCGTGAGGCCAAGGAAGAGCTGTTCAACCTCCGCTTCCAGGCGGCGACCGGACAGCTCGAGAACCACGGCCGGCTGAAGGCCGTCCGGAAGGACATCGCCCGGATCTACACCCTGATGCGGGAGCGCGAGCTCGGCATCGAGACGGTGGAGAGCGCCTGA
- the rplP gene encoding 50S ribosomal protein L16, which produces MLIPRRVKHRKQHHPKRSGMAKGGTELAFGEYGIQAVTPAYVTNRQIEAARIAMTRHIKRGGKVWINIYPDRPLTKKPAETRMGSGKGSPEWWIANVKPGRVMFELSYPNEKTAREALTRAAHKLPMKCRIVRREAGES; this is translated from the coding sequence ATGCTGATCCCTCGCAGGGTCAAGCACCGCAAGCAGCACCACCCCAAGCGGTCCGGCATGGCCAAGGGCGGTACGGAGCTGGCGTTCGGCGAGTACGGCATCCAGGCCGTCACCCCGGCGTACGTCACCAACCGTCAGATCGAGGCCGCTCGTATCGCGATGACCCGCCACATCAAGCGTGGCGGCAAGGTCTGGATCAACATCTACCCGGACCGTCCGCTGACGAAGAAGCCTGCGGAGACCCGCATGGGTTCCGGTAAGGGCTCGCCGGAGTGGTGGATCGCGAACGTCAAGCCCGGTCGGGTGATGTTCGAGCTGTCCTACCCGAACGAGAAGACTGCGCGTGAGGCGCTCACCCGCGCTGCTCACAAGCTCCCGATGAAGTGCCGGATCGTTCGGCGCGAGGCAGGTGAGTCGTGA
- the rpsC gene encoding 30S ribosomal protein S3, translated as MGQKVNPHGFRLGITTDFKSRWYADKLYKDYVKEDVAIRRMMTKGMERAGISKVEIERTRDRVRVDIHTARPGIVIGRRGAEADRIRGELEKLTGKQVQLNILEVKNPEVDAQLVAQAVAEQLSSRVSFRRAMRKSMQSSMKAGAKGIKIQCGGRLGGAEMSRSEFYREGRVPLHTLRANVDYGFFEAKTTFGRIGVKVWIYKGDVKNIAEVRAENAAARAGNRPSRGGSDRPQRRGGERGGRGRKPQQSAAPTTEAGKAEAPAAAAAEPSAAGKES; from the coding sequence ATGGGCCAGAAGGTAAACCCGCACGGGTTCCGGCTCGGCATCACCACCGACTTCAAGTCGCGTTGGTACGCCGACAAGCTGTACAAGGACTACGTCAAGGAAGACGTCGCCATCCGCCGGATGATGACGAAGGGCATGGAGCGCGCCGGTATCTCCAAGGTGGAGATCGAGCGCACCCGTGACCGCGTCCGCGTCGACATCCACACCGCCCGGCCGGGCATCGTCATCGGCCGCCGCGGCGCGGAGGCCGACCGTATCCGCGGCGAGCTGGAGAAGCTCACCGGCAAGCAGGTGCAGCTCAACATCCTCGAGGTGAAGAACCCCGAGGTGGACGCTCAGCTGGTGGCCCAGGCCGTCGCCGAGCAGCTCTCCTCCCGCGTCTCCTTCCGTCGTGCGATGCGCAAGTCGATGCAGAGCTCGATGAAGGCCGGTGCCAAGGGCATCAAGATCCAGTGTGGTGGCCGTCTCGGCGGCGCCGAGATGTCCCGCTCGGAGTTCTACCGCGAGGGCCGCGTGCCCCTGCACACGCTCCGCGCGAACGTCGACTACGGCTTCTTCGAGGCCAAGACCACCTTCGGCCGCATCGGCGTCAAGGTGTGGATCTACAAGGGCGACGTGAAGAACATCGCCGAGGTCCGCGCCGAGAACGCGGCCGCCCGCGCCGGCAACCGCCCGTCGCGTGGTGGCAGCGACCGCCCGCAGCGCCGTGGTGGCGAGCGCGGTGGCCGTGGCCGTAAGCCGCAGCAGTCCGCCGCGCCCACCACCGAGGCCGGCAAGGCCGAGGCGCCCGCCGCGGCGGCGGCCGAGCCCAGCGCAGCCGGAAAGGAGAGCTGA
- the rplV gene encoding 50S ribosomal protein L22: MEARAQARYIRVTPMKARRVVDLIRGMSATEAQAVLRFAPQAASVPVGKVLDSAIANAAHNYDHTDADSLVISEAYVDEGPTLKRFRPRAQGRAYRIRKRTSHITVVVSSKEGTR, encoded by the coding sequence ATGGAAGCCAGGGCCCAGGCGCGGTACATCCGCGTCACGCCCATGAAGGCCCGCCGCGTGGTGGACCTCATCCGTGGCATGAGTGCCACGGAGGCCCAGGCGGTCCTGCGTTTCGCCCCGCAGGCCGCGAGCGTGCCGGTCGGCAAGGTGCTGGACAGCGCCATCGCCAACGCCGCGCACAACTACGACCACACCGACGCCGACAGCCTCGTCATCTCCGAGGCGTACGTCGACGAGGGCCCGACTCTGAAGCGGTTCCGTCCGCGCGCCCAGGGCCGCGCCTACCGGATCCGCAAGCGGACCAGCCACATCACCGTGGTCGTCAGCAGCAAGGAAGGAACCCGGTAA
- the rpsS gene encoding 30S ribosomal protein S19, translating into MPRSLKKGPFVDDHLIKKVDTQNEAGTKNVIKTWSRRSMIVPAMLGHTIAVHDGRKHVPVFVTESMVGHKLGEFAPTRTFRGHEKDDRKSRRR; encoded by the coding sequence ATGCCGCGCAGTCTCAAGAAGGGGCCCTTCGTCGACGACCACCTGATCAAGAAGGTGGACACGCAGAACGAAGCAGGCACCAAGAACGTCATCAAGACCTGGTCCCGCCGCTCGATGATCGTCCCGGCCATGCTCGGCCACACGATCGCGGTGCACGACGGCCGCAAGCACGTCCCGGTGTTCGTCACCGAGTCGATGGTCGGCCACAAGCTCGGCGAGTTCGCGCCGACCCGCACCTTCCGCGGCCATGAGAAGGACGACCGCAAGTCGCGTCGTCGCTGA
- the rplB gene encoding 50S ribosomal protein L2, with amino-acid sequence MGIRKYKPTTPGRRGSSVADFVEITRSTPEKSLVRPLHSKGGRNNAGRITVRHQGGGHKRAYRVIDFRRHDKDGVPAKVAHIEYDPNRTARIALLHYADGEKRYILAPRGLTQGDRIENGPGADIKPGNNLALRNIPVGTTLHAIELRPGGGAKFARSAGASVQLLAKEGSMAHLRMPSGEIRLVDVRCRATVGEVGNAEQSNINWGKAGRMRWKGVRPTVRGVVMNPVDHPHGGGEGKTSGGRHPVSPWGQKEGRTRSPKKASNKYIVRRRKTNKKR; translated from the coding sequence ATGGGTATCCGCAAGTACAAGCCGACGACCCCGGGCCGTCGTGGCTCCAGCGTCGCCGACTTCGTCGAGATCACGCGGTCCACGCCGGAGAAGTCGCTGGTCCGCCCGCTGCACAGCAAGGGTGGTCGTAACAACGCCGGCCGCATCACGGTCCGCCACCAGGGTGGCGGTCACAAGCGTGCGTACCGCGTGATCGACTTCCGCCGTCACGACAAGGACGGCGTCCCGGCGAAGGTCGCGCACATCGAATACGACCCCAACCGCACCGCGCGCATCGCGCTGCTGCACTACGCCGACGGCGAGAAGCGCTACATCCTCGCGCCGCGCGGCCTGACGCAGGGCGACCGGATCGAGAACGGCCCCGGCGCCGACATCAAGCCCGGTAACAACCTCGCGCTGCGCAACATCCCGGTTGGTACCACGCTCCACGCCATCGAGCTGCGGCCCGGTGGCGGCGCGAAGTTCGCCCGCTCCGCGGGTGCCTCCGTGCAGCTGCTGGCGAAGGAGGGCTCCATGGCCCACCTGCGCATGCCGTCCGGTGAGATCCGCCTGGTCGACGTCCGCTGCCGCGCCACCGTCGGCGAGGTCGGCAACGCCGAGCAGTCGAACATCAACTGGGGCAAGGCCGGCCGCATGCGCTGGAAGGGCGTCCGCCCGACCGTTCGTGGTGTGGTCATGAACCCCGTCGACCACCCGCACGGTGGTGGTGAGGGCAAGACCTCCGGTGGTCGCCACCCGGTCTCGCCGTGGGGTCAGAAGGAGGGCCGTACGCGCTCGCCGAAGAAGGCCAGCAACAAGTACATCGTCCGCCGCCGCAAGACGAACAAGAAGCGCTAG
- the rplW gene encoding 50S ribosomal protein L23, with translation MSEATAVTSKTFTDPRDVLVKPVVSEKSYALLDENKYTFIVDPRANKTQIKQAVEAVFSVKVTGVNTINRQGKRKRTRTGYGKRKDTKRAIVTLAEGDRIDIFGGPVS, from the coding sequence ATGAGTGAGGCGACCGCTGTCACCAGCAAGACCTTCACCGACCCCCGCGACGTCCTCGTCAAGCCGGTGGTCTCGGAGAAGAGCTACGCGCTGCTGGACGAGAACAAGTACACGTTCATCGTCGACCCGCGCGCGAACAAGACCCAGATCAAGCAGGCCGTCGAGGCGGTCTTCTCGGTCAAGGTCACCGGGGTCAACACGATCAACCGGCAGGGCAAGCGCAAGCGCACCCGCACCGGCTACGGCAAGCGCAAGGACACCAAGCGCGCCATCGTGACCCTCGCCGAGGGCGACCGCATCGACATCTTCGGCGGCCCGGTCTCCTAA
- the rplD gene encoding 50S ribosomal protein L4, translating into MSTIDILSPAGDKAGSVELPAEIFDAQVSVPLIHQVVVAQLAAARQGTHKTKTRGEVRGGGKKPYRQKGTGRARQGSTRAPQFAGGGVVHGPVPRDYSQRTPKKMKAAALRGALSDRARHERIHVVTGVVDGEISTKAAKTLLGRISERKNVLLIAERSDEAAWLSARNLPQVHILEPGQLNTYDVLVSDDVVFTKAAFESFVAGPKAAEKTEGSAA; encoded by the coding sequence ATGAGCACCATTGACATCCTTTCGCCGGCAGGCGACAAGGCCGGGTCCGTCGAGCTCCCCGCGGAGATCTTCGACGCGCAGGTCAGCGTTCCGCTGATCCACCAGGTCGTCGTCGCCCAGCTGGCCGCTGCCCGACAGGGCACGCACAAGACCAAGACCCGTGGTGAGGTCCGCGGCGGTGGCAAGAAGCCGTACCGCCAGAAGGGCACCGGCCGCGCGCGCCAGGGTTCGACCCGCGCGCCGCAGTTCGCCGGCGGTGGCGTCGTGCACGGCCCCGTGCCGCGCGACTACAGCCAGCGCACCCCGAAGAAGATGAAGGCCGCCGCGCTGCGCGGCGCCCTCTCCGACCGGGCGCGTCACGAGCGCATTCACGTCGTGACCGGCGTGGTCGACGGTGAGATCTCCACCAAGGCCGCGAAGACCCTGCTGGGCAGGATCAGTGAGCGCAAGAACGTGCTCCTGATCGCCGAGCGGAGCGACGAGGCCGCGTGGCTGTCCGCCCGCAACCTGCCCCAGGTGCACATCCTGGAGCCGGGCCAGCTGAACACGTACGACGTGCTCGTCTCCGACGACGTGGTCTTCACCAAGGCCGCCTTCGAGTCCTTCGTGGCTGGTCCCAAGGCCGCTGAGAAGACCGAAGGGAGCGCCGCCTGA